One segment of Cervus canadensis isolate Bull #8, Minnesota chromosome 32, ASM1932006v1, whole genome shotgun sequence DNA contains the following:
- the LOC122433406 gene encoding mucin-12-like isoform X2 → MSSVLSTISESSMSTSYPSHGSSLASSSIPSLLSTTLSVSTQTITGLTEELTLATSTPDSSKPTGTLNSTVAVGNEISASTSRPGESLTTSVGDGHTTTSSSLGSTLYTSSSDGSMPSFSTHSLYSTNSASPSSSSPSEISTHTVVSQYTTMTAKEESTSGFSSPVSSTSPGSTGVPVPGFSTTSTPHPPFTRTQTTMRTTHSSTTTPLQCYNGATWNGKKCVCAKGYSGYQCKYPKESFPIETPQKINATVDLRVKVTNRDFTDDLNDKSSDAYKNFVQVFKSRMDKVYRDKNFPQYRGVNVTRLRPGSVVVEHELIMEANYTSGYLELFENLTKIVRAKIMNETGQLHGNSEDCKNLSLLCYDETDTIVNPVKINFDLQEQCTKNAAEELAQFYYVDELDGKLACVNKCTPGTKSEMDCHHGRCQLQQSGPRCLCLNSDTHWYSGETCESSTSKSMVYGVVGAVAALLVILVVVLIFLLSRSQRKLHSRQEYDMSREWQDAGYPGSFENTSVWEGQDLKGDTFGLENIYRNFQPSLRSVDPTTELHIQRPTVVTAAQ, encoded by the exons ATGTCCTCTGTCCTTTCAACCATTTCTGAATCTTCTATGTCAACTTCCTATCCCAGCCATGGTAGTAGCCTAGCTTCCTCTTCAATTCCCAGCCTGCTGTCTACCACCCTCTCTGTCTCCACACAGACAATCACAGGCCTCACAGAGGAACTCACTCTTGCTACTTCCACCCCTGATTCATCAAAACCGACAGGCACCTTGAACAGCACTGTTGCTGTAGGGAATGAAATTTCTGCTTCCACATCaaggcctggagaatccttaaCCACTTCCGTTGGAGATGGACACACGACCACATCTTCTTCTCTGGGATCCACTCTCTACACCAGCTCCTCAGATGGGTCCATGCCATCATTCTCTACCCATTCTTTGTACAGTACAAACAGTGCAAGTCCTTCCTCATCAAGCCCCAGTGAGATCTCCACCCACACTGTGGTCTCACAATATACCACCATGACTGCCAAAGAGGAGTCGACTTCTGGCTTTTCTTCTCCTGTGTCCTCCACTTCACCTGGCTCCACTGGTGTTCCAGTCCCTGGATTCAGCACCACTTCAACCCCACATCCACCATTCACTAGGACACAGACAACTATGAGGACAACCCACTCTTCAACTACGACACCAT TGCAGTGCTACAATGGGGCCACTTGGAACGGAAAAAAATGTGTCTGTGCCAAAGGCTACTCTGGTTACCAGTGTAAATACCCCAAGGAATCCTTCCCCATAG AAACCCCCCAAAAAATCAATGCCACTGTAGACCTGCGTGTGAAAGTGACTAACAGGGATTTCACAGATGACCTAAATGACAAATCCTCCGATGCATACAAGAACTTCGTTCAAGTATTCAAGAGTCGG ATGGATAAAGTTTACAGGGACAAAAACTTTCCCCAATACAGAGGCGTGAATGTCACAAGACTGCG TCCTGGCAGCGTCGTGGTGGAACACGAACTCATCATGGAGGCCAACTACACTTCAGGGTACCTGGAGCTGTTCGAAAACCTCACTAAGATTGTAAGGGCCAAGATTATGAATGagactggacagctacatgggAATTCTGAAGACTGCAAAA ACCTCTCACTCCTGTGCTACGATGAGACGGACACCATCGTGAACCCCGTGAAGATCAACTTTGACCTGCAAG AGCAATGCACTAAGAATGCTGCAGAGGAATTAGCCCAGTTCTACTACGTGGATGAGCTGGATGGGAAGCTGGCCTGTGTGAACAAGTGCACCCCAGGGACGAAGTCGGAAATGGACTGTCACCACGGCAGGTGCCAGCTGCAGCAAAGCGGCCCCCGTTGTCT ATGCCTGAACTCAGACACACACTGGTACTCGGGGGAGACCTGTGAATCCAGCACCAGCAAGAGCATGGTATATGGGGTCGTGGGGGCCGTGGCAGCACTCCTGGTGATCTTGGTGGTGGTCCTGATCTTCTTACTCAGCCGATCCCAGAGAAAACTGCACAG CAGGCAAGAGTACGACATGTCTCGAGAGTGGCAAGATGCAGGCTACCCTGGCAGTTTTGAGAACACAAGCGTCTGGGAAG GTCAGGATCTGAAGGGGGACACGTTTGGCCTTGAAAACATCTACAGAAACTTCCAGCCCTCCCTGAGAAGTGTGGACCCCACTACAGAG ctcCACATTCAGAGGCCCACAGTGGTGACGGCTGCTCAGTGA
- the LOC122433406 gene encoding mucin-12-like isoform X1, with protein sequence MPYPTISSLSKSTVSSEDSHTTFPGSSTTLSGESDFTVSSEGSLTTVLWSSPTTSGGSESSVSSESSYTTVPGSTITTSGPSESTVSSEGSYTTPGQSESSVSSSGSPTMVPGSSTTTGLSESTVSSDGSHTTIPMSSPTISGLSEFTVSSEGSLTTHPGSFATTSGWSASSVSSESSHTGVAGSSTAPSSTGETLSSSSGSVQSTTFVTQKSTDHNTISDFSQVTDLPTSTISQEDGSPVSTSSPAESITSSTGDEERTTYSTPEATVSTIVSAPSTHTVSSDTSTIYIPSNSEGLSTTTSSTGLSTTTITEMSSVLSTISESSMSTSYPSHGSSLASSSIPSLLSTTLSVSTQTITGLTEELTLATSTPDSSKPTGTLNSTVAVGNEISASTSRPGESLTTSVGDGHTTTSSSLGSTLYTSSSDGSMPSFSTHSLYSTNSASPSSSSPSEISTHTVVSQYTTMTAKEESTSGFSSPVSSTSPGSTGVPVPGFSTTSTPHPPFTRTQTTMRTTHSSTTTPLQCYNGATWNGKKCVCAKGYSGYQCKYPKESFPIETPQKINATVDLRVKVTNRDFTDDLNDKSSDAYKNFVQVFKSRMDKVYRDKNFPQYRGVNVTRLRPGSVVVEHELIMEANYTSGYLELFENLTKIVRAKIMNETGQLHGNSEDCKNLSLLCYDETDTIVNPVKINFDLQEQCTKNAAEELAQFYYVDELDGKLACVNKCTPGTKSEMDCHHGRCQLQQSGPRCLCLNSDTHWYSGETCESSTSKSMVYGVVGAVAALLVILVVVLIFLLSRSQRKLHSRQEYDMSREWQDAGYPGSFENTSVWEGQDLKGDTFGLENIYRNFQPSLRSVDPTTELHIQRPTVVTAAQ encoded by the exons ATGCCCTACCCAACCATTTCTAGTCTGTCTAAATCCACAGTCTCCTCTGAGGATTCCCATACCACATTCCCTGGGAGCTCCACCACTTTATCTGGTGAGTCTGACTTCACAGTGTCTTCTGAGGGTTCTCTCACCACAGTCCTTTGGAGTTCCCCCACTACTTCTGGTGGGTCTGAATCCTCAGTCTCTTCTGAGAGTTCCTACACCACAGTCCCTGGGAGCACCATCACCACATCTGGTCCGTCTGAATCCACAGTCTCTTCTGAGGGTTCCTACACAACACCTGGTCAGTCTGAATCCTCAGTGTCTTCTTCAGGTTCCCCCACCATGGTACCTGGGAGCTCTACCACTACTGGTCTGTCTGAATCCACAGTGTCTTCTGATGGTTCCCATACCACAATTCCCATGTCCTCCCCAACCATTTCTGGTCTGTCTGAATTCACCGTGTCTTCTGAGGGTTCCCTCACCACACACCCTGGGAGTTTTGCCACTACTTCTGGGTGGTCTGCATCTAGTGTTTCTTCTGAGAGTTCCCACACAGGAGTTGCTGGGAGCTCTACAGCCCCATCTAGCACTGGAGAGACACTTTCCAGCTCATCTGGTTCAGTACAGTCTACCACTTTTGTCACTCAGAAATCCACAGATCACAACACCATATCTGATTTTTCTCAAGTCACGGACTTACCTACATCGACAATTTCTCAAGAGGATGGAAGTCCTGTGTCCACTTCAAGTCCAGCTGAGTCTATTACCTCCTCCACTGGTGATGAAGAAAGGACCACATATTCTACTCCTGAAGCCACTGTGTCCACCATAGTCTCAGCACCATCAACACATACAGTCTCCTCTGACACCTCAACAATTTATATACCTTCAAACTCTGAGGGACTTTCTACCACCACCTCCAGCACTGGACTCAGTACAACAACAATTACTGAGATGTCCTCTGTCCTTTCAACCATTTCTGAATCTTCTATGTCAACTTCCTATCCCAGCCATGGTAGTAGCCTAGCTTCCTCTTCAATTCCCAGCCTGCTGTCTACCACCCTCTCTGTCTCCACACAGACAATCACAGGCCTCACAGAGGAACTCACTCTTGCTACTTCCACCCCTGATTCATCAAAACCGACAGGCACCTTGAACAGCACTGTTGCTGTAGGGAATGAAATTTCTGCTTCCACATCaaggcctggagaatccttaaCCACTTCCGTTGGAGATGGACACACGACCACATCTTCTTCTCTGGGATCCACTCTCTACACCAGCTCCTCAGATGGGTCCATGCCATCATTCTCTACCCATTCTTTGTACAGTACAAACAGTGCAAGTCCTTCCTCATCAAGCCCCAGTGAGATCTCCACCCACACTGTGGTCTCACAATATACCACCATGACTGCCAAAGAGGAGTCGACTTCTGGCTTTTCTTCTCCTGTGTCCTCCACTTCACCTGGCTCCACTGGTGTTCCAGTCCCTGGATTCAGCACCACTTCAACCCCACATCCACCATTCACTAGGACACAGACAACTATGAGGACAACCCACTCTTCAACTACGACACCAT TGCAGTGCTACAATGGGGCCACTTGGAACGGAAAAAAATGTGTCTGTGCCAAAGGCTACTCTGGTTACCAGTGTAAATACCCCAAGGAATCCTTCCCCATAG AAACCCCCCAAAAAATCAATGCCACTGTAGACCTGCGTGTGAAAGTGACTAACAGGGATTTCACAGATGACCTAAATGACAAATCCTCCGATGCATACAAGAACTTCGTTCAAGTATTCAAGAGTCGG ATGGATAAAGTTTACAGGGACAAAAACTTTCCCCAATACAGAGGCGTGAATGTCACAAGACTGCG TCCTGGCAGCGTCGTGGTGGAACACGAACTCATCATGGAGGCCAACTACACTTCAGGGTACCTGGAGCTGTTCGAAAACCTCACTAAGATTGTAAGGGCCAAGATTATGAATGagactggacagctacatgggAATTCTGAAGACTGCAAAA ACCTCTCACTCCTGTGCTACGATGAGACGGACACCATCGTGAACCCCGTGAAGATCAACTTTGACCTGCAAG AGCAATGCACTAAGAATGCTGCAGAGGAATTAGCCCAGTTCTACTACGTGGATGAGCTGGATGGGAAGCTGGCCTGTGTGAACAAGTGCACCCCAGGGACGAAGTCGGAAATGGACTGTCACCACGGCAGGTGCCAGCTGCAGCAAAGCGGCCCCCGTTGTCT ATGCCTGAACTCAGACACACACTGGTACTCGGGGGAGACCTGTGAATCCAGCACCAGCAAGAGCATGGTATATGGGGTCGTGGGGGCCGTGGCAGCACTCCTGGTGATCTTGGTGGTGGTCCTGATCTTCTTACTCAGCCGATCCCAGAGAAAACTGCACAG CAGGCAAGAGTACGACATGTCTCGAGAGTGGCAAGATGCAGGCTACCCTGGCAGTTTTGAGAACACAAGCGTCTGGGAAG GTCAGGATCTGAAGGGGGACACGTTTGGCCTTGAAAACATCTACAGAAACTTCCAGCCCTCCCTGAGAAGTGTGGACCCCACTACAGAG ctcCACATTCAGAGGCCCACAGTGGTGACGGCTGCTCAGTGA